A segment of the Solanum lycopersicum chromosome 9, SLM_r2.1 genome:
ttgtgatatatttactatttcttatcaatataaatatcaaattatattatttatcaaaacttAGACAAATAAAAAACTAGTTATACTGTTATAgtatagaagaaaaacaagattagaaattaagttttttaaaaatcgaaaaaaattattgacagctgtgggatttgaacccacgcCCTTTCGGACCAGAGCCTAAATCTGGCGCCTTAGACCACTCGGCCAAACTGTCAGATATGtattaatttgaataatttattatttataattataattatccAACAATTACATTAACATGAATTAAGATTAAACAAAGAAGTAAAAATTCATATAGCCTAACTTTCGAAATGCATAATTGGTGTTATTATTAGTTACTCATAAAAAGATGAGGTGGCGAATCAGACACTCTTTCGTCATATACCACATATATAAAAATGGTATTCAGTATATAGGTCGAAAATTCTGTTTCATACATTTATATCAAATCTTGAACACATACGCTTAACGAAatttctaacaccttcattgtTAAATAGATGAGGAGTTATCATCTTCATAACCAAAggatattctatatataataacTATGCTTATAACAAAACCAAAATGaccaattattttttgtatgaatATAAGTTACAAAATGAGAATTTGTACTTAATCAAATGGATCTATTCGAAGGTCATGTTCACTTGCCATCACCATCCCAGTACACAGACATGTAGGGCACATTACCTAGccaaaaaatatcataatatgaaacaaaaaaCATTAGCATATATACGTATACGATAAGGGAAAGTTATCGTAACATGTGATGAGAGATGCATGCGCGTATTTGTGACATGCATCTTCTTAGAGGAACTCATTTCGTAGGTAGCAACGAGCAAGGATAGGAAGAAGGGGTTCAACGAaccttgttgttgttgaggatgtTATTCTAACTACAAGGGAAGGCCTCATTTTGGCCATGTAATGTGGACGAATATGACTGTTTTATTCTTCGGTCACACATTTTTGAGATGCTCGACTATGGGACGGATTGTAACAGACAcagatatttgttttttcttgtaaAGTTACTACTTATTGAACTGATATAATATGACTGTTGAGTGCATGAAGTAGGGAGATGATCATGTTTCATACCTTTCCAGTCCCGGAGCAATTCGCACATCTTTTAAGAGTTGGTGCACGCAACGATTGATAAGAACCATTCACTGAAATTGGTTCAGTATAGAGGCATTTACCGCTTGCTGAACATCGTGCACATGCCAAGTACCCTACACCAAATCAAATGACCATGAAATGAGATTATGGTCAGTACCATGAactcaaataatcaaaaaaagaCACTGACTATTGGTCGAGAGTTCAATAGTGTAGACATTGTGCAATGATATGTAATAAGTTTCACATGAACATACCACTTCCATAGCAATATTTGCACTTTTTCTTCTCTTGTTGGACTACATTGTTAGCTTCTATTAGCATGAGGGCTGAGATGACTCCCACTGCCCCGCCTGAAAAGGACGCCACTATGGGGTCGACCTGGctgagaagaagagaaaaagaagtCGGTACCCAAATTCACGAGGACGTAAGTGGTCTTCTGTTTCTATTTTGTGACGCTCCTTTTTTGGGAAGGTAAAGAACAATGCAGTGAACAAATGTGCACAATTTAATGATGTTTGTGAGGAACAATTCACCGACCTTTTCTACACATGAAAATGTAGTTCAGGACTTCAGGTTACAGTTTACATACCTCAATTGCATAGGCAAATGCATGTTACGTATAAAATCTTCGTATGAGGTGCCTCCTAGACCTAATTTCAGCTCAAGCTGCAATATCAAAGAGTTACAATAGTCGAAAGACTTCATCATTCAAGAATAGGGAAATAAATAACTCCATAGTACCGTTATGCATAATGCAGAACCAGAATAAGGATAAGGAAATAATTGAGTTCATGAGCTTACTACTGGGGCAAGTAATCCACCGAAGACCATAATCCCAGCTATAAATGAAAAGCTTGTAAGATAAAGCTGCTTTAGTGTCTTTGGAGTCTGATACAAACAAAAAAGGCACCAAGTAGAGAATAAGTGTCACAAAATGCTGATCGACAAACAAAACAGAATACGTCAGTTTCATATGATATAGGTCAGTTAGACAAGCTTCCAGACATCTCAACTCAAAAGTGTTACAGCAGTGACGAAGCTTGCAAAGCTTCACATGTATTGTATATTAACTTGAGGTCGTTGTAGGAACTCATAAATTTGAATCTCCGATCCGCTATGTTTGTCAAGTTGCTTACTTTGACaaaccaaaacatgaaaaaatgacTTCCCCGAAACAGCGATTTTTGTTTATAACTGGATGTATAAAACCTCCTAAGACCAATTGAATCCCTAGTATACTTCAGTTGTTTACAAGAGGACTCGGCAAATTACCATGTTAGGAAGAAATGGTATCGTTGATGGGATATCTGGCATCTCATTTTCATCTTCACCGGTCTCACCTCTAGTGTTAGAGTTCTTTAACCTTTGTTGTATTCTTAGCCGACGTACCTGAAAAATTAATCCGGATTTTAAGAAGCTATTTGAGAGTACAATCCTTGGGAAATAATAAGTTGTTCCTTTAAGTTCCCTTAGAGGATGTTAAGAACTTGAGAAAACTCACCTCTTCCATAAGGAGGAAGATTTTGTTGCGCCTGCTCCTAATGTTATCCTGGATTTCTTGAAACTGCATCTGACCAAAATCTTGAACGGTCTCGGGTCCTTCAATGATGCAGAAATTACTGTAAAAAACATGGACCAACATTAGTTAACTTCAAAAGAACACAAGCTTATAGATTATGAGTCAAATAACAGAAAGCAATATACAATCAATCAAAGCTTATAGGAGTCCAACACGAGCGTATGCTGTCTTGGATTTCTTCAAACTGCATCAGACCAAAATCTCGTATGGTCACTGGTCCGCAAGTGATGTACAAATCATCATACAAACATGGAGCAACATTAGTTAACTTACAAAATACAAGTTTATAGATTAGGAGTCCAAAAATAGCAATCAATATAAACTCAACAAGCCACTCCTCAATATTAAGGAAGTTGGTCTTAGCTATATGAATCTTGTGTATCCGTTCTGCTCTACGCGTTTCCCAACATCCAAATGAGTTCAGTTGTGCAGACAATTTATACTAGTTAGAAACTATCTTGTGCTGACCTTCAACCTATAACAAGTCAACAACCCTACTCAATGACCCTGACTTGAGACAGGCTATACTCTACAAAGTTCCCACTTCCCATACAACAGAGTCATCAGTCCAAAAACATCATTCTAAAGCACTTCATTGTAGCAAAATACTTCATAATGATCTTCTCCGCCTCAGGAACCTTAACTATCGCAACTTGAGTAAAACAATGCCATTCAGTAAAGGTAAAAGTTCCTGCACCAAATCTCCAATAAGAACCAAAAAGGATGTTAACCAGATGCTAAACTTACAAACTTCTTAACATTTATACAGTTCCCGTTATCCCGTATCATTATTTCAGCCATATACATGATCATGTTACTGTCAAAGGAGGATTAATCTGCCTCAAACCCACATGAGTCGAGAACTTCGAGAACTCATCATAGTTAGTAACTACTTTTTTGCTGGTCTTCAACCTATAGCACTCCCCATTTACACAAACTAAAGACAGCTACGCTACCAAGTTCACATACAGCCAGAGTAATGAATCCCGAAAACATCATTTTAGAAAAGCTATATGTAGCAAACTACTTCATAATGATCTTTATCAAATCACCTACCTTAACCTTCAGAACTTCAAGCAAAaccatgaaaaaagaaaaaaattccttGAAACCAAATAGTAAAGTTACAAACTTTTTAAATATGGATACAGTTAGAAAATCAATATAAATGGACATATTAAACTTTTAAATGAGTATTTTGCCATGACTTGTTCACTcctgttatttttttttgtcaacctGCTTTGGAAATTTTTTAGCCGAGGAtctatcggaaacaacctctctacctcccaaggtaggggtaaggagtgtgtacactctaccctcGTAGACTTCACTTGTGGGTTTACACCGGTATTTTATTATTGCTGTTGTTGTTTTAAAGCCTCCCAGCAAGAGGCTAAAGAATTCACCTTTCCCAAACTCAACAAACAAAAAACTTGCCCAATATCTCAAACCAAACATAATTGTCAAGAGCAAATCAACACTAAAATACCAAATTAACAAGAAATTTGATAACCTAACGTTGGATTATTATCTCCAAAAGTAAGTTAACTAGATGGTAAAGTCACAAACTTTATCAACATATATACAgttttaatatcaatatttcatCCATATACATGGTAATATGAAATGAGGATCATTCTACCTTAAACTCCAACAGATAAAATTTCCAATTTCTAAATCATGCCACACCAAAGAATTTACCTTTACCAAacccaacaacaacatatccgtGTAATCCCACAATGTAGTGTCTCGGAAGCTTAGAGTGTACGCAGATCTTACCCCTACCTGTTGTTCTAAACTTACAAACTTTATCAACATATATACAGTTCTAACATCAATATTTCATCCATATACGTGATAATATTAAATTGTCAAATGAGGATTATTCAACCTTAAAAtccaaaagacaaaaaaattccAATTTCTAAAGCTTGTGACACCAAAGATTTCACCTTTACCaaactcaacaacaacatacgCAATGTATTCCCACAAAGTGATGGTCTAGGGAgagtgtacgcagaccttaccctCCTTAGACGAAGAGAGGTTGTTCTAGACTTACAAACTTTATCAACATATATACAGTTCTAACATCAATCATATACATAGTAATACTAAGCACTCAAATAAGGACTAATCTACCTTAAAACTCCAAAAAAGACAAAATTTCCAAttcctaaatcttgaaatacCACAGAATTCACCTTTATCAAACTAAAAACTACCcaaacataatcatcaagaGCAAATCAGCACCAAAAATACCAAACTCAAAAAAACTTGAGAACCaacaagaaaattttgaaaatcccAACCTTGTATTACTATCACCAGAAGACTCAAAGCCATCCTTAGATGAAGAAGAACAAACAAACTGAGTTCTTGCTGTGTATTTCAATAAAGATTGGTTTTTTAGAGTTGAACTCAAAGAAGAGCTAAACAAAACATGGGTCTTTGAGGAATCAAGCTTAGAAGTATGTATTAATggatgaaaacaaaaaaagatagAACCCATCTTCACCCTTttgagaaacaaaaattaaagaataacaGCAAAATGAAAAGATTAGAAGATGGGTTTTTTTTTGGAGGATTATATTGAGAATCAAAGTTCTTTATAAGAGGATGATGATGAACTTGCTTTATCTAAAGATTGGGCACATAAACTCATTTTTAGTATGATAAATGACATAAATTTTTACCAACATTGAGTTGTGATCGAACCGCGTGGGCATTCGGTAATTCGGTTCGGCttcgatttttttaaattttttggtttttgtacAACGTATACCGAATACCGATCGAAATAATtcagtttggtttgatttttattatttcggttcgatttatattctttcaatttgattttgttgtttCGTTTTTTTAATGGGCCCTTAGtgggctttttaaaatttaaaattgagaaACTTACATGAATATactatactaaaaaaatatttatcatttatagcaataatattttttttcacttgatcacttttaattcattttaatataagattaatacatatttcaaagaagaatttattattcacatataatacaagttttaatgattgaTAATACagttatcacacattttaatacacttataatgcaatgtaacaatttttaaccaaacaaacataatatatttcaaaaacaattataattcaaatatattgtatacataattcacttttaatacatatttattacaatattgctataaatggtattaaacaaaaagtatcgctaaaatcagtaattatttttcaaaatctattaatttatgtaatttttcctttaaaattttacaaattatttttgtttgatttttcagctTAATGGACTAAAAATAGTTACATCAAAGAGgtgtcttttaattttaaattttaaattataatatttattatttaacattagtaattaatataatataaatatatattatgatataatatattttggtaAATCGAAATACCGACTAACACAAAATTACATATCGAAAACcgaatcaaaatatcaaaaaatacaaaaatgtatACCGAATATCGAATCGAAAACCGAAAAATcgaaatcaaaatatcaaaaaaattcgaTTAGGTTTTCTGATATTTATGCCCAACCCTAAACAATTGAGTTTTTTCATTCTTGATAAAGATcgaacaaaaattatttaaagtaCCCTTTATTGGATAGTGttgtatatttaatatatgatatttttcgaTGTGAATTTAAACATGAATGTCAATATCTagtgaaaaatcaaaaaagaatgaagaagtgaagtTTCATATAGTTGAATTTAACTTAGAGATtgggttattattattatattgtatttcgattaattatcctttttttttgttttaatttatgtaaaattGTTAGAATTgatataaaagttaaaacaaagGTTTAGAAATTTATCGTctaaaatattcatttcatcaagGATAGAAATGTCAAATACTAAGAAGCTGATAGAATTGTTTGGAAGAGGTCGAATTTAACTTCTACGAATTATCATAACTCGTATATAAAGCATTACTTATAACATAAAAAGAtcctataaaaatatttatagttaatTATCTATGACAAGtgtaattaataatatttataacattgattttgaaattttggcGATTATAAACACGTTCTATTTTAATACAGCAAACTTTTATTAGAAATTTGAAGTGAAATTTGATACgatattttcttcattaaaaGAATATGTTTGGTACGCcgaaaaatattatgtttgaaaaatgatttacaGGAAGATGAGTGGGtgttctatttatatttttgttttgatacgtaactaaaaaatatattattctaaaatattaatataattttaaataaatactattaaacaagaaaagaaaaaggtacAAATATGATAATCCTTCGGTCACTCTATACAGAAGTCTTAGATTTgagttctttttttaaagagaGCGTGGCgaattttttatgtattaaaaatgtcCAATGTGTCTGTACGGGAAACTAAATCTTTCACCACGTATATTCACATTAGTGAAAATGTCCGAAAAACTAAATCGTTCACAACGTATAACCACATTAGTAAACGTCCGAGAAACTAAATCTTTCACAATGTATATCCACATTAATAGATGTCCAATGTGCGTACCGAACACCAGACGGGATACCAAGTCTTTAACTTCAAGTTAACTACATGCTATGTATGACACTCAAGATTCTTCACTTGTAATAAAGTTTTCATTGAGTTTTAAAGAAGTGAAATGTtctttatacataaaaaagaGTGTTGAAAGAGAGAAGTTTtgtaaaaatatacaaaaaattgttCCCAACTTTCAAACACTAGCTATCTCAACAGACTTCTGAAGGGCACCTAAGAGGCTTCTCATGATTCTTGGCTCACCGGGAGGCGCCTTATCTCTCGAGGGTCCATTTCGTATGGCTCGAAATATTGGAGGTGAAGTCTCAGTTGCAGGGAAAACCATACAGTCTATATATGCAAGAACTTCAGTTTGAGCATCATCAACTGAAATGAAACAAACTCTGGCTCCGCGAGGAATTTTATCAACCTGTATACGAAAGTAAGTCTCATCTTGATGATGAACATTGTGTATACAACACGAACAATTTCGAGTGTTTAGTCTGTGAATGTAAGAATGACTAGTAGTTTCTTCTGCATAAGTCGAAAGACAGGAAAAAGAAAACAGAATCTgcctatttttttgttataaaggACAATTGATgtttacttctttatattttgaatctcGATTGATTGGTTAATAATGTTCTCGAGGTTGTATATAGTCCGATGTTCAATGATATGACTCTCCTACTGACTGCATTGCTTGAATGCAGAAACAGTATATCGAGCTTAGAAATGAGGACGAGTTACCTTTAGAGGCACCGGTAGTGGCAACATAGCTCCTTGACAAAGGCTGTTAGCCCACTGCAAGTCACAAAACAAAGCATCGTTAACATTAACATACTAGCATTAAACGACAACAACTATGCCTCAATCCCAAATAAGTTGGAGtcggttatatatatatatatatatgtatactcaCTAATCCAGTTTATATACAAAGATATCAGTAGAAACGACGTCTTTCCTTTCTATGTTGACACTTGAACAGAGAATTTGCATGTTAAATGATGCACACAGAGTCCAAACATGAACAAAGGTCATCTGCAAAATGCACAAAGTCCACGAACACGAACATGGAACTTTGTTATGACTTCTTTTCAATTCTCCATCGTTCTGTTCTTGTTCTCGAGGTGATGTATGCAGAAATGAGATTCTCTAAGAGAACAAATGTGTTAAACAGTAAActagtcctttcattacaaaaCTTGCTGCTAAATGAATCGAAATGTGACTAATGTATCTCTTGTTTGGATATTATAGCTTCATACGCTATAGCCTCGAGTCCTTAAGTGGTTATTGAATACTCTTTATAAACCAGTATGACTAATTAGCCATTCTCTTGAACCTCTAGGTCTTCGGAGTTAACCATATGATAATTCATATTCCGAGACCTCTGGTTAAAAGGTGAAAGAACCTTTACCATTCCCACACCTCTTGGTGGTTGTTGaagttttttaaaacaaacacataaacacAACAAAAGTTCACTTTTCTTAATCTATGGTTTCAAAGGGAAGAAC
Coding sequences within it:
- the LOC101247247 gene encoding protein ORANGE-LIKE, chloroplastic, with product MGSIFFCFHPLIHTSKLDSSKTHVLFSSSLSSTLKNQSLLKYTARTQFVCSSSSKDGFESSGDSNTSNFCIIEGPETVQDFGQMQFQEIQDNIRSRRNKIFLLMEEVRRLRIQQRLKNSNTRGETGEDENEMPDIPSTIPFLPNMTPKTLKQLYLTSFSFIAGIMVFGGLLAPVLELKLGLGGTSYEDFIRNMHLPMQLSQVDPIVASFSGGAVGVISALMLIEANNVVQQEKKKCKYCYGSGYLACARCSASGKCLYTEPISVNGSYQSLRAPTLKRCANCSGTGKVMCPTCLCTGMVMASEHDLRIDPFD
- the LOC101246952 gene encoding uncharacterized protein; the protein is MSSLTTKQFFHITHNSQVQICPTRSIPPSTLFITNTNNRLFNLSEFSNYHNLSVVVKASGGDGPNDQDYEDGVSLGTMKLPKDIDLARFETLLFQWANSLCQGAMLPLPVPLKVDKIPRGARVCFISVDDAQTEVLAYIDCMVFPATETSPPIFRAIRNGPSRDKAPPGEPRIMRSLLGALQKSVEIASV